The following proteins are encoded in a genomic region of Salvelinus namaycush isolate Seneca chromosome 12, SaNama_1.0, whole genome shotgun sequence:
- the gltpd2b gene encoding glycolipid transfer protein domain-containing protein 2, whose translation MGIKGKAALAIVVLLFFLGSMWLQGSLDYQWDSCLKGYIQINSPRHLSNGSEADSDEDGAILEVCPGQKFQVSELLSHLLAALGPTNDVLLQPYLASWDELIKFMEALGPMVGLISQEIEAKTSIIRDLTLREAGSSDEGEVGLALVLVSGTRVHGGGQEETEASVAAPSSAYLSLRSMIHTELSRGLVDFQQMTESGCRTLLRLHRALLWLQVFLEKLGEGPVGGRLRSPSELCREAYQHTLAHHHSWFVRRAAEIAFIAMPERGFFYRLVCVTNQEEASVVLNRVVRAIGEVYDRTQGVLEEHGMLDLP comes from the exons ATGGGGATAAAGGGCAAGGCGGCTTTGGCCATCGTGGTTCTACTGTTCTTCCTTGGCTCCATGTGGCTCC AAGGAAGTTTGGATTACCAGTGGGACTCTTGTCTTAAAGGTTACATTCAGATAAACAGT CCTCGCCATCTGTCCAATGGCAGTGAGGCTGATAGTGATGAGGACGGGGCCATATTGGAGGTGTGTCCCGGTCAGAAGTTCCAGGTGTCGGAGCTGCTGTCTCACCTGCTGGCTGCGCTGGGACCCACCAATGACGTGCTGCTGCAGCCTTATCTGGCCAGTTGGGACGAGCTTATTAA GTTCATGGAGGCTCTTGGACCGATGGTTGGACTCATATCTCAGGAGATTGAAGCCAAAACTTCCATAATTCGTGACCTGACCCTGCGGGAGGCAGGTAGCAGCGATGAGGGAGAAGTGGGCCTAGCCTTGGTGTTGGTGTCTGGTACCAGAGTGCATGGTGGtggacaggaggagacagaggcCTCAGTGGCAGCGCCAAGCAGTGCCTACCTGTCTTTGCGCTCTATGATCCACACTGAGTTGAGCCGGGGCCTGGTAGACTTCCAGCAGATGACAGAATCTGGGTGTCGTACTCTGCTCCGGCTGCACCGGGCCCTGTTGTGGCTGCAGGTCTTCCTGGAAAAGCTGGGGGAGGGGCCTGTGGGCGGCCGGTTGCGGAGCCCCTCGGAGCTCTGCCGTGAGGCCTATCAGCACACCCTGGCCCACCACCACTCCTGGTTCGTACGCAGGGCAGCGGAGATAGCCTTCATCGCCATGCCTGAGCGGGGCTTCTTCTACAGGCTGGTGTGTGTGACGAACCAGGAAGAGGCCAGCGTGGTGCTGAACAGGGTGGTCCGGGCCATCGGAGAGGTGTATGACAGAACTCAGGGGGTCCTGGAGGAGCATGGCATGCTGGACCTGCCGTAG